The uncultured Bacteroides sp. genome includes the window ATAACTATCGACGACAAGAAAGTAGCGTTTTATTTCGTCATCGGTATAGATATGTGGAACGAAGTTGCTTTTAGGAGGTTTTACATCTCGTATTGTTGCTACTGGAAAGCCTTTGGCGAAAAGGTACTCTAGCATGCGCTTTGTATGGTTAACGCGCATATAGTGATGATGCTCAGACTCTCTATCCCGTTTCCTACGCCATAGGTCTGCTATCTCTCGAGTGATTCCAGTGCCTTTCACATCATTTTCCGTAAAGAAATTATCAAGAAGCTTTTGATACCTTGCATCTGCCGATATGTCCATGCCGGTAGATTCTCGATAATCAAGGAAGGCATTGATCTCTTCCGCAAAAAAAGAATGATATTTAGGTCTCTTCATCTTTGTGCGGCCTCCAATTCCGGTCCTGATATCCATAGGTTAGACATTGTAGGTATGGCAAGACCACATTTACGAAGACCGTCTATGTCAATCTTGATATAGACTTTCGTGGACTCTGCGCTCTTATGTCCAAGAGCGGCACTTATGGTCATTAGGCTTACTTCTTGCTTGATAAGGTTGGATGCCAGACTATGGCGCATGGAGTGAGGACCATGACGTTTTTCTTGCCAACCAGTTATATTGGAGTTGCGGAATGCCGCTGTTACTATGGAGTGTATTGTCGCACGATCCAAGGGCTGACCAACTGTAGTTCTCATATGGGATACAACTAGAATTCCGGTATTTGGAGATGGATGTCCGTGCTTAAGGTAGTTGATTACAGCGTTCCCGACAGATGCCAAAAGAGGCAGTTCTATGTCCACGTCCGTCTTATATTGTCGGACTCTGATGATGTTCTTTTCCCAATTGAAGTTGTCAAGCTTTAGCCTCACAATATCCGATGCCCTGAGTCCGTATTGAGCACATAACAGTAGCACCAAATAGTCCCGTTTCCCTTTCGAAGTGCTTTGGTCAACAGATTTTAGCAATTGTTTAACTTCTTCTGTGGAATAGACCGAAGGAAGCCTTTCAGGCCTTCTGCGTCTGGGCTCCTTGAGGATTTGCCCTGATAAGTTTACCGGCAACAGATCGTTGGAATACAGATAATGAAGGAATTCCCGTATTGTGGACTTGTGGCTTTTCCTTTGTCCCAAAGGCAGTGACATAAAGTGTTTGTCGACATTCCCAATATTGATATTTGCCACTTCAAGCCCTTCAGAACTCAAAAAAATATCCAACCAAAAAAGAATTCTTTTTTTGCCGTTAATTGTTTCTGGACGTCTTAAAAGAGATTGAATACACCAATCAAGGTAAGGTCCTATCCAATTACCAATGGCTGTTGAGAAACGATAGTCCTTTGCCGGGATTCGATATTCATATGGCATCCCCATCAAAAAATTACTCCAACGACGAAGTACCATAAGTGTCAGTCGCTTCTGTAACGGTAAATTCCTTGCAGCTTCCCAATATCCAACGACTTTAAGCGCATATCTTCGGAGGCTTTCTTCAGAAACATCCTTGAAATGCTGTTCACATGCCCATTGGGCGAATAGACGGCATGTTTTGCCGCATCGCCAACGGATAGCCTGATTGAAACCCTTGTCCTCGATGTCGGCCAAGAATCCATCCATTTTGATTTTGATTAAATTTGGCATTTGCATAAATTATTGATTTGATACAAAAAACAAATTAATCAAAAAGGATTATGTAAAGTATATACAACATGCAACATTGTATATAAAGATATTAATATTGAATTTTTACATAACAGAATACTTGTCATAACCCTTATCACGGGGCTTGCGCACTCGGCAAACATCTGGTATGATGCCGTAATGAAGGCACCATTGGTCTGTGGCATCTGTAAACTTGGGTTCATAACGGGAGGACTTCTTTACCCATTGGGCCATGTTATCACTTTTAGCCACCTGAGGAACAGCACCAAGATGCTCAAGTCCTTTTCCTAAACCGTAGAAGAAATGTTCCATAACGGCACTCATCAGGGCGATGGCAAAAGCATAACCGCTAAAGGGGAGAATGCAGCAGAGAAGTACCACAGCCTGGGAAGAGCCGCTTTTACGATCGGTCAGATAAAGATGATCGCCCGCAAAATCAATCTGCCACTCCTGACCCGGGGCATAAGTGTTGTGGTAAACATACTCGTGGCTTTTACGGTAATCAATCAGATGTTTCTTGAATTGTGTGTATTGGTATCCATCCGGATATTGGGTGATATACTCTTCCCAAAGCAATTGGATCGTCACATACGGGCGGTTGAGCTCTGAAAGATAACTCTCTAACTCAAGATCGAGTGTGCTTTTACGTCCGTCCGCTTGGGGGACGGATGATGCGGGTTGCAGAATGGCGGCAAGATCGAAGTCGCTCAGTCGCAGAAGAGCATCGTAAGAAAGATTTGTTTGAGACACCAGTTGCTTGTAGTTGTGGACAGTGCGCTTACTCATATGGAGCTCTGAACAAATGAAGTTCAGCGATTGACCACAGCTGAGAAGTTGAAGCATGCGTTTTAGTTTTAACATCGTAATTTTATCATTTGCCATAATACTGTATTTTAAGTGTTTTTAAAATGCAATATTACGAGATTTATTAATGAGAAAATTACAGACGAACAGGCGGTACCCATTTGACCGATACAACCGGTACCTATTTGCCGATACAAGTGGTATCCTTTGACCGATATTATCAGGTGGTATACCTATCAAATAGAAGAGCTGACGCAAAAAGAATTGTTGTCAGTAGAAAATTTAAAAGAAAAAATTCAGAAATTGAATAAGAAGATACAGATACTAGTGAATAAGAATAAAGAAATCCGTGATGTTTTGTTGTAAGTGCTTTGTGTGTTTTTAGATGATTGAATAACTATTTGTTACTTGTGAAAAATGTGGCTGATAACAAAGATGAACTTTATTTAGGGAAACAAGATAATTATTAGAGGTGTTTTTTAGTTTGATTTCTTTTCATTTGTCCACCATGGGAGATGCTGATTGAGTTGCAACATGCTGATTAACAAATGTATAAGACTAAAATTTATTGTCCATATACTTTTTGATTGTTTTTTTTTAAAAACGTTACCTTTACTCTATGAAGTAAAATTATAAAACTAAAGTATTTTTTATAACCTTATGTTACGCATTGTTAAAGTAAATAGCGTTATTCCTAATTTATGTGTTCTATCAAGTGGAGCAGAAATGATATTGACTATCTCTGACATACTTTTTCCGAAATTGAATGGTTGGGAGAAAAAGTCTTATTCTATATATATGATTACTTCTTTTAGGCGATTTTTGAATGAAAATAATCTTATAGAACTAGATTTTGATAAAACCATTGACGAAATGAAAGTCTCTATTTCTTAAAATGGAAATATTGTTCACTCTTCGGGAAATATAGTATTGGGAGTAAGAAGAATTTTATTATCGCAAAGTTTGGTGGATGATTTTCTGCTTGAGGTAAAAAGTGATGATGACGTTTAGGTGTATGGGTAATTTGTCATTTATTGACGCTATATGCAGTCTAGTATTTTGTTTAGCATAATATTGCAGATTTTATTTAGAGGCTTTTTGAGGAGAGGGTAGTGTCTTTTGAATTATCTTTATCTAAATAATTGGCGGAATGTGCAAATAGTGATATTTAAGAGATGATATTATCTTTGTGTAAATATATTAATGGGTATTTTGCTATGAAAAAGTAATAAAAATAGTTTAGCAACGATTTATGAATGATGTATTTTCAGTATTCTTAGCGGAATTGGGTGTAAAACATACAGGTTATTCGCATGTTTTTTATAGTCAGCATCCATATAAAGATTCTTTATATGGTATATCTGATGCTTTGATGAAATATAATATACCCAATGTTAGTGTGCGTATAGGCGTTGATGAGTTAAAAAAAATAGAGCCGCCTTTTATTGTGTATTTGGAAAATGATTTTATTATTGTAAAGGAAATATTACCTAACGATATAAAATATATCTGGAATGGAAAGAAATTTATAATATCTTTTCAGGAGTTCTTGCAAATTTGGTCTGGCATTCTTCTTATTGCTGAACCTAGTAATGAATCAAAAGAACCTAATTACAGAAAACATTTGGTTTATTCTCTTATACAATTATTGAAGAAAGCTACATTTGTAATATTAGTTATATTGAGTATATTGTTTACTGTGAAGGCCCCTAACCAGCTCGGCGCTTGGTCATTGATTTCTTTGAATTTTTTAGGGGGATATGTTGGTTGTCTGCTTTTTTTAAAGCAGAATAATAAAAATTCTAAAATTGCAGATAGGATATGTACTATTTTAAAACAGCAGGATTGCAACAATATATTAGATAGTAAAGCTGCTAAATTTTTTTCATTTAGTTGGAGTGAAATAGGCCTTTGTTACTTTCTTGGTAATTTAATAATCTTGTTCTACTTTCCTGAGTTTATTTTTTTTACAATGTGTTTAAATATTATATCTTTACCATATACTTTTTGGAGCATATGGTATCAATATAAAATAATCCATCAATGGTGTGTGTTATGTTTGATTGTACAAGTTTTGCTATGGGGTATTTTTGTTGTTAATGTCTTGCAGAAAGATGTAAACATGAGAAATATAACTATTCCTTTATTGTTATGTTCTGTGTGTATTTATGGGGTTTTATTGCTGACTATAAATAAATTGTCTGATTGGGTAGTATATAAACAAAGTTATCGTAATTTACTACAAAAGTATAACAAAATCAAAATAAACGATGATGTATTCAGAGCCTTACTTTATAAGCAACCTCGTATTAAAGTTAGCAAACTAGCATCACAGATTATCTTTGGTAATATAGATTCTCAAATATGTATAACTGCTTTTACTAATCCACATTGCAATCCTTGTGCACAAATGCACTTTAGATTAAAAAAAATTATATGTGAGTTAGAACATAAGGTTTGTGTACAGTATGTGTTTTCTGCTTTTAATGAGGATTTATTGGATAGCAATCGCATTTTGATAGCTGCTTATTTGCAAAATAATAGAGATGCTGCCAGTTGTATACTGGACATGTGGTTCAGATGGGGAAAAACTAATCCTTTAAAATTTTGTCATAAATACGGATTGCTGATAAAAGACTCAAATGTTGATGAAGAGTTAGATAAGCACGAAAAGTGGAAACAGAAAAATGAATTAAAAGAAACTCCAATGATATTTTTGAATGGCTATTTGTTGCCTAAGGAATATAGTGCCGAAGACTTAATTCTTTTAGTAAATAATATTATATTATCAGATAATGGGGTAATATAGAGCAGTGATTAATCATTGTATAGGTCCATTATGAAGTTTAATAAAAAATTTAATTAAATGAATGCGTTAAAAAAATGTTCATTGAGAAATGTTAAAGTTCTTCAGCCTTCTGAAATGAAAAACATTTTGGGCCTTGGCACTGGTTGTGATGGAAAAAGCAAAAGTTCTTGTAGTGGGAGCTGTACTGTTTCCGGAGGACATTCAGGATCTTGTGGTTGGACTTCAGCATGGGGGCGTTGCACATGTGGAGCGGGCTATGTTGGCTAGATAGGTGATAATGATAATGTTTTGGCATTTAGTTTTATTACCTATACTCTAAAAAAGATCTTTTGAGGTTTTTTATTTGAATCTCAAAAGATCTTATTTAGTTCTCCAAAAGATGCTTTTACTTTTCTCATGTTGAATTATTGTAGTAAGCGAAAGGTTCTTATATTTAAATCATTTTTTATTAAGGCTTATAGAACAAATGATTTCATCTTAAATTAGCTTATACAATGTTTGTTTTCAGTAAAGCAACATATATAGGGGTATATACATTATAAAAGAATGTGATAAATTATATTATTGCCATTTTTTTGATTACACTAGTAAGAAAAATTAATTTGTAGTGACTGTTTGATTAATGTTAATTATTATGCTTTATAATATGCAGAAATATAATCTTCTTTTGGTTACTTTTGTGGATAATTGCTATAGTGTTCGGTTGTATATAAAAATGCTTTATGTTATAATTCCGATTATGATTTCGTGCTCAGGAAGTCGGGATAAGGATACAATTAATGTTGCGGAGGGTATGAATAAACTGGTTGAAGAATTATTTGTTCAGAATGTATTCTCTGACATAGAATATATTCCTTTAGAAACAAATAACTTGTCTCTTGTTGGTCAATGCCCGGAAATCGCAGTTCTGGATAGCGTTATCTTAATCTCTTCTGCTAATCAGAATTTGAAACTTTTTGACCGTATTACGGGAAGATACATTCGGGATATTGGTCATGTCGGTACTGACCCTGAAGGATATGCTAAAGATTCATGGGGCAAAATAAACTACTGGATAGATAATGTGCGGAAAATCGTTTATTTTTTAGGTTGGCATAATGATTTTCTGTTATATGGTTTTGATGGCAACTACAAGGGGAAAGTTCAGTTACCAGATGGAACTTGTTGTAATTTGTCTCAAAATTTTTTTTTAATAGACTCAAATAAGATTTGGGGACACAACAAGTTGAAATTATCGCAAGAAATGCCTTCTGTTTTTTGTATTGATAAAAGTACCATGTCTTTGGCCAAAATAACTACATGGAATTCTGCTTTGCTTCCTGTAGATGAAGTACAATCTGTTTCAACTATTTTGGGAGGTTATGTTCCTTATGGTGGGGACTTAACAATGGCTACTATTGCCGGAGATCGGAAATCTTATGTAGCGGTAAATAGCCCTTCGCTTTGGATAATAGGCGATACAATTAAGGTGAAACAAGCCTTCAACGATACGATTTATACTGTTTCGGAAAAGGGACTTACTCCTTATAAAGTTTTTGAACTGGGAAAGTGGCACTGGGATGAAGAAAGACAACTTGAGGTCTCGGGGTGTGAAAAAAAAATTGCTGTAGATTATGTGTTGGAAAATGTACAATATATTTATTTTCATTTTCATACAGGCTTAT containing:
- a CDS encoding site-specific integrase, giving the protein MPNLIKIKMDGFLADIEDKGFNQAIRWRCGKTCRLFAQWACEQHFKDVSEESLRRYALKVVGYWEAARNLPLQKRLTLMVLRRWSNFLMGMPYEYRIPAKDYRFSTAIGNWIGPYLDWCIQSLLRRPETINGKKRILFWLDIFLSSEGLEVANINIGNVDKHFMSLPLGQRKSHKSTIREFLHYLYSNDLLPVNLSGQILKEPRRRRPERLPSVYSTEEVKQLLKSVDQSTSKGKRDYLVLLLCAQYGLRASDIVRLKLDNFNWEKNIIRVRQYKTDVDIELPLLASVGNAVINYLKHGHPSPNTGILVVSHMRTTVGQPLDRATIHSIVTAAFRNSNITGWQEKRHGPHSMRHSLASNLIKQEVSLMTISAALGHKSAESTKVYIKIDIDGLRKCGLAIPTMSNLWISGPELEAAQR
- a CDS encoding DDE-type integrase/transposase/recombinase: MSKRTVHNYKQLVSQTNLSYDALLRLSDFDLAAILQPASSVPQADGRKSTLDLELESYLSELNRPYVTIQLLWEEYITQYPDGYQYTQFKKHLIDYRKSHEYVYHNTYAPGQEWQIDFAGDHLYLTDRKSGSSQAVVLLCCILPFSGYAFAIALMSAVMEHFFYGLGKGLEHLGAVPQVAKSDNMAQWVKKSSRYEPKFTDATDQWCLHYGIIPDVCRVRKPRDKGYDKYSVM
- a CDS encoding vitamin K epoxide reductase family protein; amino-acid sequence: MNDVFSVFLAELGVKHTGYSHVFYSQHPYKDSLYGISDALMKYNIPNVSVRIGVDELKKIEPPFIVYLENDFIIVKEILPNDIKYIWNGKKFIISFQEFLQIWSGILLIAEPSNESKEPNYRKHLVYSLIQLLKKATFVILVILSILFTVKAPNQLGAWSLISLNFLGGYVGCLLFLKQNNKNSKIADRICTILKQQDCNNILDSKAAKFFSFSWSEIGLCYFLGNLIILFYFPEFIFFTMCLNIISLPYTFWSIWYQYKIIHQWCVLCLIVQVLLWGIFVVNVLQKDVNMRNITIPLLLCSVCIYGVLLLTINKLSDWVVYKQSYRNLLQKYNKIKINDDVFRALLYKQPRIKVSKLASQIIFGNIDSQICITAFTNPHCNPCAQMHFRLKKIICELEHKVCVQYVFSAFNEDLLDSNRILIAAYLQNNRDAASCILDMWFRWGKTNPLKFCHKYGLLIKDSNVDEELDKHEKWKQKNELKETPMIFLNGYLLPKEYSAEDLILLVNNIILSDNGVI
- a CDS encoding 6-bladed beta-propeller, with the translated sequence MLYVIIPIMISCSGSRDKDTINVAEGMNKLVEELFVQNVFSDIEYIPLETNNLSLVGQCPEIAVLDSVILISSANQNLKLFDRITGRYIRDIGHVGTDPEGYAKDSWGKINYWIDNVRKIVYFLGWHNDFLLYGFDGNYKGKVQLPDGTCCNLSQNFFLIDSNKIWGHNKLKLSQEMPSVFCIDKSTMSLAKITTWNSALLPVDEVQSVSTILGGYVPYGGDLTMATIAGDRKSYVAVNSPSLWIIGDTIKVKQAFNDTIYTVSEKGLTPYKVFELGKWHWDEERQLEVSGCEKKIAVDYVLENVQYIYFHFHTGLYKDKNSLSYCGFYDKKTENVLVLKGDSLLDKEANQHIQIRGVSSDGSFIGLLQTDELSKKNLSRMGVKEDANPIVAIFR